Genomic segment of bacterium:
CATCTTTTTGCATCGAGGCCAGTTCGCTCTTCACCAGCGTCAGCTCGCTCCGGAGCTGCAGCGCTGACGACGCCGCGCTGATGGCAACCACACTCATCGCCAGCAACAACCCGACAGTCAATGCCAGCGTGACTCCGATCCATGCCGGGACAGCACTGGCACTGGACTGCGGTGCTTGCGACGCCAGGGGGCTGCGTTCTCCGGTACTCGCCGGTGCAGTTTCGTAAGTTGGCCAGTCAGACATCAGTCGGTCCTCCAGTAGTACTCGATCGTCAGACGTCGGTCAGAAGCCCCCACTCCACCAGCCCCCCGGCACCGAGCCACCAGGGAGCCCCGGCACGATCCGTCCCCGGGGTGGTCGCTGCTCCTCATCCTCCGCTGGCGCAGGACCATCGAAATCGGCATCGGCATCCAGCGGCGAGGGTTCGGTCGCGAGGTCTCGCAGGTCCACCTGGAGTCCGCCAAGGGCACGTTCCATCTGTTGCAGCAGCTCCGTTTGCCGTCGCACCTGCACCTCCAGCTGCTGCACCTGCGCCTGGGACCCTTTCAGGTCACGACGCACTTTCCCCAGCTCGCGCAGCCCCCCCAGCAGGCCAATGGCACAGATCGCAGCAAGCCCCAGCGCAATGCCGGTTGCCATGAGGAGCCAGGGGGGAATGCTGGTCCGGGACTGGGAAAGGACCACTTCCTTGAACACCAGTTCCGGGGGTGGCGGCGGGAGCGGCTTCTCCCCGGGGAGGGGCTCATCGGACACCGCGAGGTTGATCTCCTCGTCGGGCACAGCATCAGGAGTTGGAGACTCAGCCATGACGATCGACCCGCTCAGGAGACTTGCGGGACACGCCAGAAAACGCCGCCCCAGTCGATGACCTCGATGGGGGCAGTGATCTGGTGCGCGGCCCTGTAATCCGTGATCGCCTGCTTGCAGCCTTCCACCGCCCCATAGTCATCCACGATGCAGAACCCGCCCGGTGCGAGCTTCGGATAGAGCACGGTGATGGCATCCATAGTGGAGGCGTACATGTCGCCATCCAGGCGGAGAATCGACAATTGCGTAATGGGCGCTGAGGGGAGGGTGTCCTTGAACCAGCCCCTGAGGAAGCGGACCTGCTCATCGAGGAGACCGTACTTGGCAAAGTTGGCCTGGACGGTTTCCAGTGACACCTTCAGAAACTCAAAGTGGTCGTGGGGATCCGCCTTGTCCAGCGCATGGTCGACGTCGGTGACCGGGGGGAGCCCTTCGAAGGAATCCGCCACCCAGACCAACCGGTCAGTGACGCCATAGGCCCGCAGTACGCCCCGCATCAGGATGGTCGCGCCACCCCGAAAGACACCGGTCTCGATGAGGTCACCGGGGATGCCCTCGCGCAACACGGTCTCTATGCACTGCTGCAGATTATCCAGACGCTTCAGGCCAATCATCGACTCCGCGCCTGCGGGCCAGTCCCGACCCTCCTCACGCTTAGCGCGACGGGCTTCCAGTGTCCCGCCCCGTGTGTAGTCCCGCATCACGTAGATCTCTTTGGGGGCCAGGAACTGCGCCAACCGGGTAATCAGATTAGTTTTCCAGTCCTTCCCCTCCCGGGCGGGATCCCACAAAGTCATGTTGTTAAAGGGACGATCCAGGCCAATCCAGTCGGTCAGCGACTTCTTTAGCAAATCCAGGTACAGCGAGGCGATTTCCGGCGACGCCATCAGGTCCGCCCGCTCAGGGGTCGCAGACGTCAGGACCGAAGCCGCCACAGTCGTGCCTCCAGCGTTTCGCGCTCTTTTAAAGCAGTGACGGATTATCGCAGAAGCCTCCGGGACGTGCTACAACCACCCAAGCGCCACGATGCCGATGGCGCAGGAACGACTCCAGCAAGGATGGGCAGGCCTGTGGCGATCACACTCTCAGTCATCAAAGCCGATGTCGGCGGACTCGTGGGGCATACCAACATGCACCCGGCGCTGGTGGAAGCCGCCAGCGAGTTTCTCGGCGCGGCCCGTGATGCCGGCACCATCATTGACTTCGACATCCTGACAGTCGGCGATGACATCGACCTCTTTCTCACACATACCGCCGGGGAGAATGCCGAGACCATTCATCGGCTTGCCTGGGACTGCTTTGTGCAATGCGCGGAAGTCGCCGACACCCTGGGGCTGTATGGGGTCGGGCAGGACCTCCGGCAAAAGACCTTCGCCGGGAATGTCACCGGGCTGGGACCGGGGTCGGCAGAAATCGAACTGGAAGACCGGGCCTCGGAGGTCGTGCTGATCTTCTGCGCGGACAAAACCGATGCCGGGTGCTGGAATCTGCCCCTCTTCAAGATGTTCGGCGACCCCTTCAATACGCCGGGACTGGTGATCGATCCGAAGATGAATCACGGCTACAGCTATGAAGTCCTCGACCTGGTGCACGACCGGGTCGCGGACCTCTCACTGCCCGGCGAACTCTATGACCTGCTGGCGTTGATCGGGTCGGTGGAGCACTACGGTATCCGTCGTGTGCGTCGCAACACCGATGGCTGTGTCGCCGCCTGCACCTCGGCGAGCAAGGTCTTCCAGGTGGCCGGCAAGAGTGTGGGAAAAGACGATCCGGTGATGATTGTCCGGGCGCAGTCGGGGTACCCCAGTGTCGGGGAGCTGACCGAGCCCTTCGCCCATCCGCACATGGTGGCAGGCTGGATGCGGGGATCGCACTGGGGGCCGCTGATGCCGGTCCGGTTCGAGGACACCGGCATGAATCGCTTCGATGGTCCCCCGAAGGTCATTTGCGCGGGGTATCAGATCACGGCAGGACGCTTTATCGGTCCGGTGGACATCTTCGATGATCCGGCGTTTGATGGGGCGCGCCGGGAAGCCATCGAGATCGCGGACTACCTGCGCAAAATGGGCCCCTTCGAGCCCCATCGCCTGAGTCAGAGCGACATGGAATACACCACCCAGCCCCGGGTCCTGGACAAGCTGAAAGATCGCTTTCGTCCCGGTAGCGCGTAAAGGCAGCACCAGCGAAGCAGGAGAGACTCACCGATGAAGTCCTTGCGTGTGACAGTCGAACTGGTAGATGGCACCGTCACCGGAGTGCGTCGGGCTAGTATTCAGCACCGTTCAGCCCGGGCCATTGCAGTTCCATATGCGGCACTTCGGGCTGATTCCGACTGGGAGGAACTCACTAAGCCTGGTGTCTATTTCCTGCTGGGGTACCTCAAAGCTGGTCCCACGGTGTATGTAGGGCAAACCAACCACTTGATGGATCGGCTACGGACTCACCGGAATCGAACCAACTGGCACGAGTTGATCGCTGTCACCAGCAGCGATGACTGGCTCACCATCGCCCACACCCATGTGTTGGAGAGTCGGTGTTATCGACGCTGTCTGGCGAGCCGGTACTTCCTCCAAAATGCCCAAGAACCAAGGGAAAGCCAAATTTCCGCGCATGATCGTCAGGCCATTGAGGAGTTCCTGCAGCACATGGTCTGCCTGACCCGATGCCTCGGCTATGACTTCCTGATGGACGAGCCCGACGCGAGTCAAACGGAAGTCGTTTCCACCTCCCCGGGAAATCAGACTAAGAGTCAGTCCAAAGCTGGTGTTCCCTCCATTCAGGACATCTTCCTTCCAGGATCCGGCGCTCCGCCGCCCCCGGTTAAGCACGAGGCTCTTGTCCAGCCGAGTCATTCCCCAGTGCAGTTCCCGATCGTCTGCACAAACAAGCGAAACCGGCAAGCCACGATGCACGCCTGGCCCGGTCGGTATGTCGTGAAGGCGGGCTCGTTGCTGCGGAAAGAATCTCCGAAACTGATGGAAGATCCGGTGCAAGCTTGGATGCCCAAGTACCGAAAGGAGTTGGTGCAACTAGGCCGCCTGGAACCAGTCGCTAACGCGCTTAGGACTGTCACGGATATTGAGTTCAAGAGTCCGTCTGGGTGTTCATGCTTCGTGACAGGCACTTCAAGTAACGGCTGGCAGGATTGGATCGACTCTGCAGGAAGACCACTGCAGCACTATCGCAAAGCACTGAAGTAACCCCAGAAATAGTGGGTCTCGCTTGGCCGGAAGCTCTTTTCCCTTCCCTAAAATACCCGCTGCGCCGCATTCTTTGACTTCTATCAGAACTTCCCCTATGATTTACCTGTTTGGCAAGGGGACAAGCAGGAATTATCCTGAATATTCCCTTGTTATAACGCTATCACGACGTGCGCCGCCATGGGGTCCCCGCCCCGACGACTCACTGACGACCGAGAGAGGATGGAACCACCATCGATGGCTGATTCCCTGGCGTACAAAATCCTGCGCGACCACCTGGTGGAAGGCACCTTAAGTCCAGGCGAGGAGATCGGGATCCGGATCGATCAGACCCTCACCCAGGACGCCACCGGCACCATGGCCTATCTCCAGTTCGAAGCCCTGGGTCTCGACAAGGTCCAGACCGAGCTCTCCCTCAGCTATGTCGACCACAACATGCTGCAGACTGGCTTCGAGAACGCCGATGATCATCGGTATCTCCAGACCGTCGCCAGCAAATACGGCATCTTTTACTCGAAGCCCGGCAACGGCATCTGCCACCAGGTCCACCTGGAACGTTTTGCCCGCCCCGGCGCGACCCTGCTTGGTTCTGACTCCCACACACCGACCGCCGGGGGCATGGGCTCCCTTGCGATCGGGGCTGGCGGCCTCGATGTCGCGGTCGCCATGGGTGGCGGCGCGTTTGTCTTCAGCTGCCCGGAAGTCGTCGGGGTCGAGCTCAAGGGACGTCTGCAGCCCTGGGTCACCGCGAAGGACATCATCCTCGAGGTCCTGCGGCGACTCACGGTGAAGGGTGGAGTCGGCCGGATCATCGAGTACTACGGCTCCGGCGTAAAGACCCTGACAGTCCCTGAGCGTGCGACGATCACCAACATGGGGGCCGAGCTTGGCGCAACCACGTCCCTCTTCCCCAGCGATGACCGGACCCGCACCTACCTGACCGCCCAGGGGCGCAGCAAAGCCTTCACCGCGATGGCGGGCGATGACAACGCGGTCTACCACCATCAGCTGACGATCAACCTCGATGAGCTGGAGCCTCTCCTGGCGGCCCCGCATTCCCCGGACAACATCGTGAAGGTCAGCGATGTCGCCGGCACCCCGGTTGACCAGGTTTGTGTCGGCTCCTGCACCAACTCCAGCTTCCACGACCTGAACATCGTGGCGACCGCCCTCAAGGGCAAGCGGGTCCATCCCCGGGTCAGCATGACCGTCACCCCAGGCTCCATGCAGGTCTTCGAGATGATCGCCCAGCAGGGAAAGCTCGCGGACCTCATCGCGGCAGGCTGCCGGATTCTGGAGTCCGCCTGCGGTCCCTGCATCGGCATGGGCCAGGCTCCGCCCAGTGGCGGGGTGTCGATCCGGAGCTTCAACCGGAACTTCTACGGCCGGTCCGGCACCCGGGATGCCAAGGTCTATCTGGCCTCTCCCGAGACCTGTGTCGCCTCAGCGCTCCTCGGCAAAATCGCCGACCCGCGCCGGATTGGTCCCTATATCAAGCCCGAAGTCCCTCGCAAGTTCCTCATCAATGACCGTCACATCCTCGCCCCGGCGAAAGACCCGTCAGAGGTGGAAGTCCTCCGCGGCCCCAACATCAAGCCGCTGCCGATGAACGACAGCATCGCCAACAACTTCAAGGTGGAACTCCTCCTGAAGGTGGGGGACAACATCACCACCGACCACATCATGCCGGCGGGCGCCAAGGTCCTCCCCTTGCGCTCCAACATCCCCGCGATCTCCGAGTATGTCTTTTCAGTCGTCGATGACACCTTCGCGACCCGGGCGAAGGAAGCGAAGAAGAGCATCGTCATCGGTGGCGAGAACTACGGGCAGGGCTCCAGCCGTGAGCACGCCGCCCTTGCCCCCATGTTCCTCGGTGTAAAGGCGGTCATCGTGAAGGGCTTCGCCCGGATCCATAAGGCGAACCTCATCAACTTCGGCATCCTGCCGCTGACCTTCCAGAATCCGAAGGACTACGACGCGCTGGAGCAGGGGGACAAGCTGGAGCTGAAGGAAGTCCGGACCTCCCTGGAACAGGGGACCCCGATCCGGGTCCGGAATCTCACCCGACGCACCACCATTGTGGCGGAGTACGACCTCACGCCCCGGGAGCGGGCCATCCTGATCGCTGGCGGGAAGCTGAACTTTGTCCGCCTCGAGCGCGAGGGGACCGCCCCCGCGGTCGAGGGCTACGCGCCTCCCAAGCCGCCGACGGAACCGAAGAAAGCCCCCGCGAAGCCGGCAGCCCAGAAGCTGGTCTCCACGAAGCACGCCACCACCCCCCGAAAGGCCGCAGCGACCAGGAAGTAAGTCCCTGCTGGCGGTCCCGACGGTCAGACAACACCACGCGCACCGGAGCTCCCTCCGGTGCGCTTTCTATCTGTGCATCTGTACGCATAAGAGGGGATTTTCGGGGTCGTTTTCTCTCTGGGAATCGCTCGACTGCCACCGGAGCGTTACAACTCCGGAGTAGAATGCTGCTGTTCATCAGCCACACCGTCACAGGAGCAATCACATGGCCCCGAAGAAAACTGCCGCCACCAAAACCGCCCCAAAATCCGCTGCCAAAGCAGCTCCCAAAGCCGCGAGCAAGCCCAA
This window contains:
- the elmMIII gene encoding 8-demethyl-8-(2,3-dimethoxy-alpha-L-rhamnosyl)-tetracenomycin-C 4'-O-methyltransferase, producing MAASVLTSATPERADLMASPEIASLYLDLLKKSLTDWIGLDRPFNNMTLWDPAREGKDWKTNLITRLAQFLAPKEIYVMRDYTRGGTLEARRAKREEGRDWPAGAESMIGLKRLDNLQQCIETVLREGIPGDLIETGVFRGGATILMRGVLRAYGVTDRLVWVADSFEGLPPVTDVDHALDKADPHDHFEFLKVSLETVQANFAKYGLLDEQVRFLRGWFKDTLPSAPITQLSILRLDGDMYASTMDAITVLYPKLAPGGFCIVDDYGAVEGCKQAITDYRAAHQITAPIEVIDWGGVFWRVPQVS
- the fbp_1 gene encoding Fructose-1,6-bisphosphate aldolase/phosphatase — encoded protein: MGRPVAITLSVIKADVGGLVGHTNMHPALVEAASEFLGAARDAGTIIDFDILTVGDDIDLFLTHTAGENAETIHRLAWDCFVQCAEVADTLGLYGVGQDLRQKTFAGNVTGLGPGSAEIELEDRASEVVLIFCADKTDAGCWNLPLFKMFGDPFNTPGLVIDPKMNHGYSYEVLDLVHDRVADLSLPGELYDLLALIGSVEHYGIRRVRRNTDGCVAACTSASKVFQVAGKSVGKDDPVMIVRAQSGYPSVGELTEPFAHPHMVAGWMRGSHWGPLMPVRFEDTGMNRFDGPPKVICAGYQITAGRFIGPVDIFDDPAFDGARREAIEIADYLRKMGPFEPHRLSQSDMEYTTQPRVLDKLKDRFRPGSA
- the leuC gene encoding 3-isopropylmalate dehydratase large subunit, whose amino-acid sequence is MADSLAYKILRDHLVEGTLSPGEEIGIRIDQTLTQDATGTMAYLQFEALGLDKVQTELSLSYVDHNMLQTGFENADDHRYLQTVASKYGIFYSKPGNGICHQVHLERFARPGATLLGSDSHTPTAGGMGSLAIGAGGLDVAVAMGGGAFVFSCPEVVGVELKGRLQPWVTAKDIILEVLRRLTVKGGVGRIIEYYGSGVKTLTVPERATITNMGAELGATTSLFPSDDRTRTYLTAQGRSKAFTAMAGDDNAVYHHQLTINLDELEPLLAAPHSPDNIVKVSDVAGTPVDQVCVGSCTNSSFHDLNIVATALKGKRVHPRVSMTVTPGSMQVFEMIAQQGKLADLIAAGCRILESACGPCIGMGQAPPSGGVSIRSFNRNFYGRSGTRDAKVYLASPETCVASALLGKIADPRRIGPYIKPEVPRKFLINDRHILAPAKDPSEVEVLRGPNIKPLPMNDSIANNFKVELLLKVGDNITTDHIMPAGAKVLPLRSNIPAISEYVFSVVDDTFATRAKEAKKSIVIGGENYGQGSSREHAALAPMFLGVKAVIVKGFARIHKANLINFGILPLTFQNPKDYDALEQGDKLELKEVRTSLEQGTPIRVRNLTRRTTIVAEYDLTPRERAILIAGGKLNFVRLEREGTAPAVEGYAPPKPPTEPKKAPAKPAAQKLVSTKHATTPRKAAATRK